The following proteins are co-located in the Osmia lignaria lignaria isolate PbOS001 chromosome 12, iyOsmLign1, whole genome shotgun sequence genome:
- the Vha26 gene encoding V-type proton ATPase subunit Vha26: MALSDADVQKQIKHMMAFIEQEANEKAEEIDAKAEEEFNIEKGRLVQQQRLKIMEYYEKKEKQVELQKKIQSSNMLNQARLRVLKVREDHVRNVLDEARKRLSEISQDVPQYKEIMKLLVLQGLCQLTEAHITIRVRQVDLSLVDSIIEPIQDAYKQITRKDVAIKIDQDNFLSPDSCGGVDLYAAKGRIKVSNTLETRLELIAQKLIPEIRSALFGSNPNRKFTD; this comes from the exons ATGGCACTAAGCGATGCAGATGTACAAAAACag attAAACATATGATGGCTTTCATTGAGCAAGAAGCCaatgaaaaagcagaagaaattGATGCTAAAGCAGAGGAAGAATTTAATATTGAGAAAGGTCGTTTAGTTCAACAACAGAGACTTAAGATTATGGAATACTatgagaaaaaagagaaacaagtGGAGCTTCAAAAGAAAAT TCAATCATCAAATATGTTAAATCAAGCTCGTTTGAGAGTACTGAAAGTTAGAGAAGATCATGTGCGGAATGTACTTGATGAAGCTAGGAAAAGATTAAGCGAAATATCACAGGATGTTCCTCAGTAtaaagaaattatgaaattgtTGGTTCTACAAGGTCTATGTCAG TTGACAGAAGCTCATATTACTATTCGTGTACGTCAAGTAGATCTTTCCTTAGTAGACTCCATTATTGAGCCTATTCAAGATGCCTATAAACAAATAACAAGAAAAGATGTTGCAATTAAAATTGATCAAGACAACTTTCTTTCTCCCGATAGCTGTGGTGGTGTTGATTTATATGCAGCAAAAG GGCGTATAAAGGTCAGCAATACTTTGGAAACAAGATTAGAATTAATAGCACAGAAATTGATACCAGAGATACGTTCAGCTCTCTTTGGATCCAATCCCAACCGTAAATTCactgattaa
- the mahj gene encoding lisH and WD40 domain-containing protein mahjong isoform X1, whose protein sequence is MSSAESLAEVTDVVQILRQWEEEHSSPTYDPIPTLQRLAEIIELETENYLKMDPDPFDERHPSRTDPECNFGHILKVLFRKDNFMTKLINDYLRDTYWSRAGITGRDVRKLNIAACRLMLDILPGLETSAVFQPDMEGLTHRLFSWAEKSIEPLQSYATGLVAAAMEVQEIATGFREQNAKMVPLMLQRLHKLQEKMQEDRQLAANSRPFAHFGQDRNSGGDGENKGVPGKRKVREKRKENGILKSPSHSNYYSEDEEDYVPSDDSAPLPKKKKNSIECETPIKSDVMYPEIMSPPLSVPKNSNSNNQVTPSKTQSTHSRSLNISSARCNLQKNSASSTQNSVTPSTLLEGNSNSSWAEMESYVIGNVQIHPPTLATRQMLILRYLTPMGEYQEFLGHVFEQNALELILKYINVRETKDSRLAFEALKYLASLLCHKKFSIEFLNVGGLQKLLDVPRPSVAATGVSICLYYLAYCEDAMERVCLLPKHVISDLVTYALWLLERSHDSGRCHATMFFGFSFPFKVILEEFDAQDGLRKLFNVISTLPILNIEEEPALNDDEECASRQIVRHVAVALKRYMEAHLHLKAEQLQRAENIRAERDTWQPSLPPYKACKLSSEEVQAKVEVLQELMSVRAVWPPVEELYRLGGITLLLQIIAFAREWNYSGRVHTTSSAETVRSCLDVIAICSIVPKVMLLLCERVDMPDMSMTMAINLLLAAAECEIIADPDVQRAALRAVINCVCAPINRIGGNVARYSVTGSAKKKANINNSEELIQKIWESVRSNNGIMVLLQLMMVKTPITDADSIRALACRALAGLARSEKVRQIISKLPMFTDGQIQALMKDPILQEKRQEHVTFQKYALELMERVSGKAKPTGAEYEISLASLHRANVVAQTRIQYNEQQLNHLIYQHLVSKGLTETASTLHREANLYSSAIMKSISTYQPFTYRNPVATGTRNGFSPGAPVNLYNTSRCTQREVSSRNSTTPSSSRFLSHSNAGSGSSSLSSGSNIRMKLSDCLVQNGVPNITNQPIKLQINQKKNQVDKQPLVNSMNCQSFMQPTVCRSLQKQISRDPGSGGPGVATSNPSTVTLDSIITEYLTNQHALCKNPMVTCPQFNLFEPHKCPDPCTKNSIPTNVTVRLARRALGIDGRRLDRRHIYSRFCPVKTFRPTDVGTFTCCIFSPCQQYLMLGTYAGDVKMFNAHTGLEEATYPCHESYVYHMECNQRGNLLLTSTAWRSPMSALWSIGTFFDLKLSLENEDYVEFGKLQDRIIGTQGESATIYDIATGKLLSTLTPSISNQYTKNRATFSMNDELVLSDGILWDVNSGKEIHKFDKLNQTLNGVFHPNGTEVVSNTEVWDLRTFHLLKTVPTLDQMEVIFSPVNNIIYAVSLDQENGDESHYVTSFKTLDALDYNNIATCDVKRGIYGLACNKFDTQIAIVENQGEFDSIQESCVRLYDVGRRRDDENEADEDDDEDDLDASDDDGSNSASDDNNADDADNADVVAEENGDENERNDSENNDDDDDDEDAVDGDDAGGDITDYSRSPDSSDFSLSDVDDLEILFP, encoded by the exons ATGTCAAGTGCAGAATCCTTAGCTGAAGTAACAGATGTAGTTCAAATTCTTCGACAATGGGAAGAGGAACATTCATCACCTACATACGACCCAATTCCAACGCTTCAAAGATTGGCAGAGATTATAGAACTAGAAACAGAAAACTATTTAAAGATGGATCCAGATCCATTTGATGAAAGACATCCATCGCGTACAGATCCAGAGTGTAATTTTGGACACATATTAAAAGTTTTGTTTAGGAAAGATAATTTTATGACTAAG CTTATAAATGATTATTTGAGAGACACTTATTGGTCTCGTGCTGGTATCACAGGTCGTGATGTTAGGAAACTAAATATTGCAGCTTGTCGTCTTATGCTTGATATTCTTCCTGGCTTAGAAACTTCTGCAGTATTTCAGCCAGATATGGAAGGACTTACCCATCGTCTTTTTTCATGGGCAGAAAAAAGCATAGAGCCATTACAAAGTTATGCAACTGGACTGGTAGCTGCTGCAATGGAAGTTCAGGAAATTGCTACgg GATTTAGAGAACAAAATGCAAAAATGGTTCCTTTGATGCTACAAAGGCTTCATAAATTACAAGAAAAGATGCAGGAAGATAGGCAACTTGCAGCCAATAGTAGACCATTTGCACATTTTGGGCAAGATAGAAATAGCGGAGGGGATGGGGAGAATAAGGGTGTTCCTgggaaaagaaaa gTTCGAGAAAAACGGAAAGAAAATGGTATTCTCAAAAGCCCTAGTCATAGTAATTATTATTCGGAGGATGAAGAGGACTATGTTCCATCAGATGATTCAGCTCCTTTacctaaaaagaagaaaaacagcaTCGAATGTGAAACTCCCATAAAAAGTGACGTTATGTATCCAGAAATAATGTCTCCACCATTGTCTGTGCCAAAGAATTCCAATTCTAATAATCAAGTAACACCGTCTAAGACGCAAAGTACTCACAGCAGATCGTTGAACATTTCTTCAGCACGTTGCAATTTGCAGAAAAACTCTGCATCGTCTACTCAAAATTCCGTTACACCATCTACGTTATTAGAGGGAAATTCAAACTCTTCATGGGCAGAAATGGAATCGTATGTGATTGGAAATGTACAGATACATCCACCAACGTTGGCTACAAGACAGATGTTGATATTAAG GTATCTTACACCGATGGGTGAATATCAAGAATTCTTAGGTCATGTATTTGAACAAAATGCTTTGGAACTAATTCTCAAGTATATCAATGTTAGAGAAACCAAGGACAGTCGCCTAGCATTTGAAGCTTTAAAATACTTAGCTTCTCTTCTATGTCACAAGAAATTCTCTATTGAATTCCTTAATGTTGGAGGTTTACAAAAATTGTTGGATGTTCCAAGACCCAGTGTCGCGGCTACTGGTGTTTCTATTTGTTTATACTATTTAGCATATTGTGAAGACGCAATGGAGAGAGTGTGCCTGCTACCAAAACATGTTATTTCGGACCTTGTTACCTACGCATTATGGCTTCTAGAACGAAGTCATGATTCTGGAAGATGCCATGCAACAATGTTCTTTGGATTTTCGTTTCCGTTTAAAGTAATACTAGAAGAATTCGATGCACAGGATGGACTTCGAAAACTTTTCAATGTGATATCCACTCTACCGATCTTGAACATAGAAGAGGAGCCAGCACTTAACGATGACGAAGAGTGTGCTTCTAGACAGATCGTTAGACACGTTGCAGTAGCTTTAAAAAGATACATGGAAGCTCACTTACATCTCAAAGCGGAGCAGTTACAAAGAGCAGAGAATATTAGAGCAGAGCGTGATACCTGGCAGCCATCGTTACCACCTTACAAAGCTTGCAAATTAAGTAGCGAAGAAGTGCAAGCAAAAGTAGAAGTTCTACAAGAATTGATGTCTGTAAGAGCAGTATGGCCACCAGTAGAAGAATTATATCGCCTGGGTGGTATAACGCTTCTACTACAAATTATTGCTTTCGCTAGAGAATGGAATTATAGTGGTCGAGTTCACACAACTTCCAGTGCAGAAACAGTTCGCTCCTGTTTGGATGTCATAGCTATATGTTCCATAGTGCCAAAAGTGATGTTGTTACTTTGCGAAAGAGTAGACATGCCAGACATGTCAATGACTATGGCAATTAATTTACTCCTCGCTGCGGCTGAATGTGAAATCATCGCAGATCCTGATGTACAAAGAGCTGCGTTAAGAGCTGTAATTAACTGTGTCTGCGCTCCGATAAATAGGATTGGTGGAAACGTGGCCAGATACTCGGTGACTGGCTCCGCTAAGAAGAAagcaaatattaataatagcGAAGAGTTAATACAAAAGATTTGGGAAAGCGTGAGATCAAATAATGGAATAATGGTTTTGCTGCAGTTGATGATGGTTAAAACACCTATCACTGATGCGGATAGCATAAGAGCATTGGCGTGTCGTGCTTTAGCGGGGCTAGCACGCAGTGAGAAAGTAAGACAGATAATTAGTAAACTTCCAATGTTTACCGATGGACAGATTCAAGCTCTTATGAAGGATCCTATACTCCAAGAGAAAAGACAGGAACACGTTACGTTTCAGAAATATGCTTTAGAGCTAATGGAAAGAGTTTCTGGGAAAGCAAAACCTACCGGAGCAGAATATGAAATTTCTTTGGCCAGTTTACATCGAGCAAACGTAGTAGCCCAAACTAGAATACAATATAACGAGCAACAATTGAATCATTTAATATACCAACATTTAgtatcgaaagggttaacagaAACTGCTTCGACACTTCACAGAGAAGCAAATTTATATTCATCCGCAATAATGAAATCGATTTCTACATATCAACCATTTACTTATCGAAATCCTGTGGCTACTGGAACAAGAAATGGATTCTCTCCTGGAGCTCCGGTTAACTTATATAATACGAGTAGATGTACTCAGAGAGAAGTGTCTTCTCGAAATAGTACCACTCCTAGTTCGTCTAGATTTTTATCCCATTCAAATGCAGGCTCCGGATCATCCTCTTTATCTTCTGGAAGTAACATACGCATGAAACTTTCTGACTGCCTCGTTCAAAACGGTGTTCCGAATATCACAAATCAACCAATTAAACTGCAAATTAACCAAAA gAAAAACCAAGTTGATAAACAGCCTCTAGTCAATTCAATGAATTGTCAATCATTTATGCAACCAACTGTGTGTAGATCACTACAGAAACAAATTTCAAGGGATCCTGGAAGTGGTGGACCTGGAGTTGCTACATCAAATCCATCTACTGTAACGTTGGATTCTATTATTACAGAATATTTAACAAATCAACACGCGTTGTGTAAAAATCCTATGGTTACTTGTCCACAATTTAATCTCTTTGA ACCTCATAAGTGTCCGGATCCTTGTACAAAAAATTCAATTCCCACAAATGTAACAGTAAGACTGGCTAGAAGAGCATTAGGAATAGATGGTAGGAGATTGGATAGAAGACATATTTATAGCCGATTTTGTCCTGTTAAAACTTTCCGGCCTACGGACGTTGGAACTTTTACCTGTTGTATCTTTTCG CCCTGCCAGCAATATTTAATGTTAGGTACTTACGCAGGAGATGTAAAAATGTTTAATGCGCATACAGGGCTAGAGGAAGCAACGTATCCATGTCATGAATCTTATGTTTATCACATGGAATGTAATCAACGTGGAAATTTATTGTTAACTTCTACCGCATGGAGAAGTCCTATGTCTGCATTGTGGAGTATAGGAACCTTCTTTGATTTGAAATTATCTTTAGAAAATGAGGATTATGTCGAATTCGGTAAACTTCAAGACAGAATTATTGGAACCCAAGGTGAAAGTGCAACT atttatgaCATAGCTACTGGAAAATTATTAAGTACCCTTACCCCTTCAATTTCCAATCAATACACCAAAAATCGTGCAACATTTAGTATGAATGATGAATTGGTTCTCAGCGATGGAATTCTTTGGGATGTAAATTCAGGAAAAGAAATTCACAAGTTCGATAAACTGAATCAAACACTTAATGGAGTTTTTCATCCAAATG gcACTGAGGTAGTATCGAATACAGAAGTTTGGGATTTAAGAACTTTTCATCTCTTAAAAACAGTACCAACGCTTGATCAGATGGAAGTAATTTTTTCTCCAGTTAATAACATTATATATGCTGTATCTTTAGATCAAGAAAATGGAGATGAATCGCATTATGTTACTTCATTTAAAACGTTAGATGCTTTAGATTACAATAATATCG CAACTTGTGATGTCAAAAGAGGAATTTACGGATTGGCTTGTAATAAATTTGACACTCAAATAGCAATCGTTGAAAATCAAGGTGAATTTGATAGCATCCAAGAATCCTGCGTTAGGCTGTACGATGTTGGAAGAAGAAGAGATGATGAGAACGAAGCGGATGAAGATGATGATGAAGATGATCTTGATGCAAGCGATGATGATGGCTCAAACTCGGCTTCTGACGATAATAATGCTGATG ACGCAGACAACGCAGATGTGGTAGCAGAAGAGAATGGTGATGAAAATGAGCGAAACGATAGTGAGaataacgacgacgacgacgatgatgaaGATGCAGTCGATGGAGACGATGCCGGAGGAGATATAACAGATTATAGTAGATCACCTGATTCTTCTGATTTCTCTCTTTCCGATGTCGATGATcttgaaattctttttccatAA
- the mahj gene encoding lisH and WD40 domain-containing protein mahjong isoform X2: MSSAESLAEVTDVVQILRQWEEEHSSPTYDPIPTLQRLAEIIELETENYLKMDPDPFDERHPSRTDPECNFGHILKVLFRKDNFMTKLINDYLRDTYWSRAGITGRDVRKLNIAACRLMLDILPGLETSAVFQPDMEGLTHRLFSWAEKSIEPLQSYATGLVAAAMEVQEIATGFREQNAKMVPLMLQRLHKLQEKMQEDRQLAANSRPFAHFGQDRNSGGDGENKGVPGKRKVREKRKENGILKSPSHSNYYSEDEEDYVPSDDSAPLPKKKKNSIECETPIKSDVMYPEIMSPPLSVPKNSNSNNQKNSASSTQNSVTPSTLLEGNSNSSWAEMESYVIGNVQIHPPTLATRQMLILRYLTPMGEYQEFLGHVFEQNALELILKYINVRETKDSRLAFEALKYLASLLCHKKFSIEFLNVGGLQKLLDVPRPSVAATGVSICLYYLAYCEDAMERVCLLPKHVISDLVTYALWLLERSHDSGRCHATMFFGFSFPFKVILEEFDAQDGLRKLFNVISTLPILNIEEEPALNDDEECASRQIVRHVAVALKRYMEAHLHLKAEQLQRAENIRAERDTWQPSLPPYKACKLSSEEVQAKVEVLQELMSVRAVWPPVEELYRLGGITLLLQIIAFAREWNYSGRVHTTSSAETVRSCLDVIAICSIVPKVMLLLCERVDMPDMSMTMAINLLLAAAECEIIADPDVQRAALRAVINCVCAPINRIGGNVARYSVTGSAKKKANINNSEELIQKIWESVRSNNGIMVLLQLMMVKTPITDADSIRALACRALAGLARSEKVRQIISKLPMFTDGQIQALMKDPILQEKRQEHVTFQKYALELMERVSGKAKPTGAEYEISLASLHRANVVAQTRIQYNEQQLNHLIYQHLVSKGLTETASTLHREANLYSSAIMKSISTYQPFTYRNPVATGTRNGFSPGAPVNLYNTSRCTQREVSSRNSTTPSSSRFLSHSNAGSGSSSLSSGSNIRMKLSDCLVQNGVPNITNQPIKLQINQKKNQVDKQPLVNSMNCQSFMQPTVCRSLQKQISRDPGSGGPGVATSNPSTVTLDSIITEYLTNQHALCKNPMVTCPQFNLFEPHKCPDPCTKNSIPTNVTVRLARRALGIDGRRLDRRHIYSRFCPVKTFRPTDVGTFTCCIFSPCQQYLMLGTYAGDVKMFNAHTGLEEATYPCHESYVYHMECNQRGNLLLTSTAWRSPMSALWSIGTFFDLKLSLENEDYVEFGKLQDRIIGTQGESATIYDIATGKLLSTLTPSISNQYTKNRATFSMNDELVLSDGILWDVNSGKEIHKFDKLNQTLNGVFHPNGTEVVSNTEVWDLRTFHLLKTVPTLDQMEVIFSPVNNIIYAVSLDQENGDESHYVTSFKTLDALDYNNIATCDVKRGIYGLACNKFDTQIAIVENQGEFDSIQESCVRLYDVGRRRDDENEADEDDDEDDLDASDDDGSNSASDDNNADDADNADVVAEENGDENERNDSENNDDDDDDEDAVDGDDAGGDITDYSRSPDSSDFSLSDVDDLEILFP, from the exons ATGTCAAGTGCAGAATCCTTAGCTGAAGTAACAGATGTAGTTCAAATTCTTCGACAATGGGAAGAGGAACATTCATCACCTACATACGACCCAATTCCAACGCTTCAAAGATTGGCAGAGATTATAGAACTAGAAACAGAAAACTATTTAAAGATGGATCCAGATCCATTTGATGAAAGACATCCATCGCGTACAGATCCAGAGTGTAATTTTGGACACATATTAAAAGTTTTGTTTAGGAAAGATAATTTTATGACTAAG CTTATAAATGATTATTTGAGAGACACTTATTGGTCTCGTGCTGGTATCACAGGTCGTGATGTTAGGAAACTAAATATTGCAGCTTGTCGTCTTATGCTTGATATTCTTCCTGGCTTAGAAACTTCTGCAGTATTTCAGCCAGATATGGAAGGACTTACCCATCGTCTTTTTTCATGGGCAGAAAAAAGCATAGAGCCATTACAAAGTTATGCAACTGGACTGGTAGCTGCTGCAATGGAAGTTCAGGAAATTGCTACgg GATTTAGAGAACAAAATGCAAAAATGGTTCCTTTGATGCTACAAAGGCTTCATAAATTACAAGAAAAGATGCAGGAAGATAGGCAACTTGCAGCCAATAGTAGACCATTTGCACATTTTGGGCAAGATAGAAATAGCGGAGGGGATGGGGAGAATAAGGGTGTTCCTgggaaaagaaaa gTTCGAGAAAAACGGAAAGAAAATGGTATTCTCAAAAGCCCTAGTCATAGTAATTATTATTCGGAGGATGAAGAGGACTATGTTCCATCAGATGATTCAGCTCCTTTacctaaaaagaagaaaaacagcaTCGAATGTGAAACTCCCATAAAAAGTGACGTTATGTATCCAGAAATAATGTCTCCACCATTGTCTGTGCCAAAGAATTCCAATTCTAATAATCAA AAAAACTCTGCATCGTCTACTCAAAATTCCGTTACACCATCTACGTTATTAGAGGGAAATTCAAACTCTTCATGGGCAGAAATGGAATCGTATGTGATTGGAAATGTACAGATACATCCACCAACGTTGGCTACAAGACAGATGTTGATATTAAG GTATCTTACACCGATGGGTGAATATCAAGAATTCTTAGGTCATGTATTTGAACAAAATGCTTTGGAACTAATTCTCAAGTATATCAATGTTAGAGAAACCAAGGACAGTCGCCTAGCATTTGAAGCTTTAAAATACTTAGCTTCTCTTCTATGTCACAAGAAATTCTCTATTGAATTCCTTAATGTTGGAGGTTTACAAAAATTGTTGGATGTTCCAAGACCCAGTGTCGCGGCTACTGGTGTTTCTATTTGTTTATACTATTTAGCATATTGTGAAGACGCAATGGAGAGAGTGTGCCTGCTACCAAAACATGTTATTTCGGACCTTGTTACCTACGCATTATGGCTTCTAGAACGAAGTCATGATTCTGGAAGATGCCATGCAACAATGTTCTTTGGATTTTCGTTTCCGTTTAAAGTAATACTAGAAGAATTCGATGCACAGGATGGACTTCGAAAACTTTTCAATGTGATATCCACTCTACCGATCTTGAACATAGAAGAGGAGCCAGCACTTAACGATGACGAAGAGTGTGCTTCTAGACAGATCGTTAGACACGTTGCAGTAGCTTTAAAAAGATACATGGAAGCTCACTTACATCTCAAAGCGGAGCAGTTACAAAGAGCAGAGAATATTAGAGCAGAGCGTGATACCTGGCAGCCATCGTTACCACCTTACAAAGCTTGCAAATTAAGTAGCGAAGAAGTGCAAGCAAAAGTAGAAGTTCTACAAGAATTGATGTCTGTAAGAGCAGTATGGCCACCAGTAGAAGAATTATATCGCCTGGGTGGTATAACGCTTCTACTACAAATTATTGCTTTCGCTAGAGAATGGAATTATAGTGGTCGAGTTCACACAACTTCCAGTGCAGAAACAGTTCGCTCCTGTTTGGATGTCATAGCTATATGTTCCATAGTGCCAAAAGTGATGTTGTTACTTTGCGAAAGAGTAGACATGCCAGACATGTCAATGACTATGGCAATTAATTTACTCCTCGCTGCGGCTGAATGTGAAATCATCGCAGATCCTGATGTACAAAGAGCTGCGTTAAGAGCTGTAATTAACTGTGTCTGCGCTCCGATAAATAGGATTGGTGGAAACGTGGCCAGATACTCGGTGACTGGCTCCGCTAAGAAGAAagcaaatattaataatagcGAAGAGTTAATACAAAAGATTTGGGAAAGCGTGAGATCAAATAATGGAATAATGGTTTTGCTGCAGTTGATGATGGTTAAAACACCTATCACTGATGCGGATAGCATAAGAGCATTGGCGTGTCGTGCTTTAGCGGGGCTAGCACGCAGTGAGAAAGTAAGACAGATAATTAGTAAACTTCCAATGTTTACCGATGGACAGATTCAAGCTCTTATGAAGGATCCTATACTCCAAGAGAAAAGACAGGAACACGTTACGTTTCAGAAATATGCTTTAGAGCTAATGGAAAGAGTTTCTGGGAAAGCAAAACCTACCGGAGCAGAATATGAAATTTCTTTGGCCAGTTTACATCGAGCAAACGTAGTAGCCCAAACTAGAATACAATATAACGAGCAACAATTGAATCATTTAATATACCAACATTTAgtatcgaaagggttaacagaAACTGCTTCGACACTTCACAGAGAAGCAAATTTATATTCATCCGCAATAATGAAATCGATTTCTACATATCAACCATTTACTTATCGAAATCCTGTGGCTACTGGAACAAGAAATGGATTCTCTCCTGGAGCTCCGGTTAACTTATATAATACGAGTAGATGTACTCAGAGAGAAGTGTCTTCTCGAAATAGTACCACTCCTAGTTCGTCTAGATTTTTATCCCATTCAAATGCAGGCTCCGGATCATCCTCTTTATCTTCTGGAAGTAACATACGCATGAAACTTTCTGACTGCCTCGTTCAAAACGGTGTTCCGAATATCACAAATCAACCAATTAAACTGCAAATTAACCAAAA gAAAAACCAAGTTGATAAACAGCCTCTAGTCAATTCAATGAATTGTCAATCATTTATGCAACCAACTGTGTGTAGATCACTACAGAAACAAATTTCAAGGGATCCTGGAAGTGGTGGACCTGGAGTTGCTACATCAAATCCATCTACTGTAACGTTGGATTCTATTATTACAGAATATTTAACAAATCAACACGCGTTGTGTAAAAATCCTATGGTTACTTGTCCACAATTTAATCTCTTTGA ACCTCATAAGTGTCCGGATCCTTGTACAAAAAATTCAATTCCCACAAATGTAACAGTAAGACTGGCTAGAAGAGCATTAGGAATAGATGGTAGGAGATTGGATAGAAGACATATTTATAGCCGATTTTGTCCTGTTAAAACTTTCCGGCCTACGGACGTTGGAACTTTTACCTGTTGTATCTTTTCG CCCTGCCAGCAATATTTAATGTTAGGTACTTACGCAGGAGATGTAAAAATGTTTAATGCGCATACAGGGCTAGAGGAAGCAACGTATCCATGTCATGAATCTTATGTTTATCACATGGAATGTAATCAACGTGGAAATTTATTGTTAACTTCTACCGCATGGAGAAGTCCTATGTCTGCATTGTGGAGTATAGGAACCTTCTTTGATTTGAAATTATCTTTAGAAAATGAGGATTATGTCGAATTCGGTAAACTTCAAGACAGAATTATTGGAACCCAAGGTGAAAGTGCAACT atttatgaCATAGCTACTGGAAAATTATTAAGTACCCTTACCCCTTCAATTTCCAATCAATACACCAAAAATCGTGCAACATTTAGTATGAATGATGAATTGGTTCTCAGCGATGGAATTCTTTGGGATGTAAATTCAGGAAAAGAAATTCACAAGTTCGATAAACTGAATCAAACACTTAATGGAGTTTTTCATCCAAATG gcACTGAGGTAGTATCGAATACAGAAGTTTGGGATTTAAGAACTTTTCATCTCTTAAAAACAGTACCAACGCTTGATCAGATGGAAGTAATTTTTTCTCCAGTTAATAACATTATATATGCTGTATCTTTAGATCAAGAAAATGGAGATGAATCGCATTATGTTACTTCATTTAAAACGTTAGATGCTTTAGATTACAATAATATCG CAACTTGTGATGTCAAAAGAGGAATTTACGGATTGGCTTGTAATAAATTTGACACTCAAATAGCAATCGTTGAAAATCAAGGTGAATTTGATAGCATCCAAGAATCCTGCGTTAGGCTGTACGATGTTGGAAGAAGAAGAGATGATGAGAACGAAGCGGATGAAGATGATGATGAAGATGATCTTGATGCAAGCGATGATGATGGCTCAAACTCGGCTTCTGACGATAATAATGCTGATG ACGCAGACAACGCAGATGTGGTAGCAGAAGAGAATGGTGATGAAAATGAGCGAAACGATAGTGAGaataacgacgacgacgacgatgatgaaGATGCAGTCGATGGAGACGATGCCGGAGGAGATATAACAGATTATAGTAGATCACCTGATTCTTCTGATTTCTCTCTTTCCGATGTCGATGATcttgaaattctttttccatAA
- the TfIIA-L gene encoding transcription factor IIA L: MALSQTSVLKLYNTVIEDVISGVRESFIDEGVDEQVLQELKQIWETKLMSSKAVELNPDPPEPQVPQINTHKTVPVNKGVNMGNHFLQQSGGNSAPQQTTQQQQQQQPQQQQAPQQTQTQTQCHSTTTGIQQHAGAPVQQLVTSTSAVMDRQVPIQITLPPQTGVPDAQQRVLTIQVPASAIQGNQLHTILTGPVISAAMGLPANLACTLLQQHVNSTLQGQALAPLQVSQPLQVVTQSANNVSQRPVQSQNNIAQLDGPLGDSSDDDEEEEEEDNEDEEEDLDDKEEEENDEAATREEEPLNSEDDVTDDDPTDLFDTENVVVCQYDKITRSRNKWKFYLKDGIMNLSGKDYVFQKMNGDAEW; this comes from the exons ATGGCCCTCAGTCAGACAAGTGTG CTAAAACTATACAATACTGTGATAGAGGATGTTATATCGGGTGTAAGAGAATCATTCATAGATGAAGGTGTAGATGAACAAGTACTACAGGAGCTCAAACAAATATGGGAAACCAAATTAATGTCTAGTAAAGCAGTCGAACTAAATCCAGATCCCCCAGAGCCTCAGGTGCCTCAAATAAATACACACAAAACTGTGCCTGTTAATAAAG GAGTAAATATGGGAAACCACTTTTTACAACAATCAGGAGGAAATTCAGCTCCGCAACAAACAacacaacaacagcagcagcaacaaccacAACAACAACAGGCTCCTCAGCAGACACAAACACAAACACAATGCCATTCGACTACAACTGGTATACAACAGCATGCTGGTGCACCGGTGCAGCAGTTAGTCACATCTACGTCAGCAGTGATGGACCGACAAGTACCTATTCAAATAACATTGCCACCACAAACAGGTGTACCAGATGCTCAGCAAAGAGTTTTAACTATACAGGTTCCGGCGTCGGCAATTCAag GTAATCAATTGCATACAATTCTGACGGGCCCAGTTATTTCAGCTGCAATGGGATTACCAGCTAACCTGGCTTGTACATTGCTCCAGCAGCATGTCAATTCCACGCTTCAGGGTCAGGCATTAGCTCCACTTCAAGTTAGTCAGCCTCTTCAAGTAGTTACACAAAGTGCCAATAATGTCTCTCAACGGCCTGTTCAAAGTCAG AATAACATAGCACAGTTAGATGGTCCTCTTGGAGATTCGTCAGATGAtgatgaagaggaagaagaggaagataatgaagatgaagaagaagatcttgatgataaagaagaagaggaaaatgatgAAGCTGCTACAAGAGAAGAa GAACCATTAAATTCGGAAGATGACGTAACGGATGACGATCCAACAGATCTTTTTGATACTGAAAATGTAGTTGTTTGTCAATATGATAag ATAACAAGGAGTAGAAATAAGTGGAAATTCTACCTCAAAGACGGTATAATGAACCTCAGTGGTAAGGATTATGTTTTTCAGAAAATGAATGGTGATGCGGAGTGGTAA